One window of Amaranthus tricolor cultivar Red isolate AtriRed21 chromosome 13, ASM2621246v1, whole genome shotgun sequence genomic DNA carries:
- the LOC130797679 gene encoding uncharacterized protein LOC130797679 isoform X2 produces the protein MATAAFRSTTGRTSVGDSNSSSRNSSSHHRRSRSVSRFSHRIPSELSPGEPPSASRKGKFVNTVRGSGVPEISLDDLAIEMFSSSDIGERGRLTSPEVSSANNDTTASNYRRGRSVSRRGSRVGELRSSNNVGRDQNGVSDGTSRRRRSLSVVRNQVGDSQIEHSWKSRNYSTSKDVSSWSKQKPQVQPTSSNQQRGLRRCSSQKDFLRSYDGYSSYSSTLTDDEGNDTCYVADRKTKGMEAAFGQNKVKAENQLSELANAADADVLKAVSDIRRNYKTKLEESDKRKQELLAEIMLEEERGKELKKIVGELLPNPKSSPVKRTGRGRKRSNDRFKSSKQLVEDADRIIEDFISSVEETDMSSFDGERSDTSSVFGGTAKPALQYGESEFFKSPLRSDLLSGEMDGVVLPWLKWETGNDGTPLSGNDNKKQPTTPRTVLQDTRERSAGMEPEQSFNSKSSRGSWSPEVVDSFSLDAGQTSIASDIESCKIQLLSQVPRKSRVDTDNYLKLPSNEGYLSERWKQQKRIESGGLLICNSGKLGEFLF, from the exons ATGGCGACGGCAGCTTTTAGGTCAACCACTGGGAGAACTTCTGTTGGAGACTCCAACTCCAGTAGTCGGAACTCATCTTCGCACCACCGTCGTTCTAGAAGTGTCAGCCGTTTTTCTCACCGGATTCCGTCTGAACTTTCGCCGGGGGAGCCGCCGTCGGCTAGTAGAAAGGGTAAATTTGTGAATACTGTCAGAGGTTCTGGTGTTCCGGAAATTAGCTTGGATGATCTGGCGATTGAGATGTTTTCGTCTAGTGATATAGGTGAAAGAGGACGATTGACATCTCCTGAGGTTTCTTCTGCGAATAATGATACTACGGCGTCGAATTATCGGAGAGGGAGGTCGGTATCTAGGCGTGGGTCAAGGGTTGGTGAGTTGAGGAGTAGTAATAATGTTGGTAGGGATCAAAATGGAGTTTCTGATGGTACCTCTAGGAGGAGAAGGTCGCTCTCCGTCGTTCGTAATCAAGTTGGTGATTCTCAG ATTGAACACAGTTGGAAAAGCAGAAATTACTCGACCTCCAAAGATGTTAGCAGTTGGAGCAAACAAAAACCTCAAGTGCAGCCAACATCTTCAAATCAGCAAAGAGGGTTACGGAGGTGCTCTAGCCAGAAAGATTTCTTGAGGTCATATGATGGTTACTCT AGCTATTCCTCCACGCTTACTGATGATGAAGGTAATGATACTTGCTACGTTGCTGACCGGAAAACGAAGGGAATGGAAGCTGCCTTTGGACAGAATAAG GTGAAGGCTGAGAACCAACTATCAGAATTGGCTAATGCAGCAGACGCTGATGTTCTTAAGGCTGTTTCCGATATCAGAAGGAATTACAAGACAAAATTAGAAGAG TCTGACAAGCGTAAACAAGAACTTCTCGCTGAAATAATGTTGGAGGAGGAGCGTGGTAAGGAGCTCAAAAAAATTGTTGGAGAACTGCTGCCTAATCCAAAAAGTTCTCCTGTAAAAAGAACCGGAAGAGGaagaaag AGAAGTAATGACAGATTCAAATCGTCGAAGCAATTGGTTGAAGATGCTGATAGAATTATTGAAGACTTCATCAGTAGTGTTGAAGAGACAGATATGTCTTCATTCGATGGTGAAAGGAGTGATACCAGTTCTGTCTTTGGAGGAACAGCAAAGCCAGCATTGCAATATGGAGAATCAGAATTTTTTAAGAGTCCACTGAGATCTGATTTGCTTTCTGGTGAAATGGATGGAGTTGTTCTTCCTTGGTTGAAGTGGGAAACTGGCAATGATGGCACTCCTCTTTCGGGCAATGACAATAAGAAACAACCTACAACTCCGAGAACTGTTCTTCAGGATACACGAGAG AGGAGTGCTGGAATGGAGCCGGAGCAAAGTTTCAATTCCAAAAGTAGTCGAGGAAGTTGGAGCCCTGAAGTTGTCGATAGCTTTTCTCTTGACGCAGGACAAACAAGCATTGCCAGTGACATTGAAAGCTGCAAAATTCAACTTTTATCTCAAGTACCCAGAAAATCACGGGTTGATACAGACAACTATCTGAAGCTTCCAAGCAATGAGGGTTACCTCTCcgaaagatggaaacaacaaaaAAGAATCGAATCAGGTGGTCTCCTTATTTGTAATAGTGGAAAATTAGGAGAATTTCTATTTTGA
- the LOC130797679 gene encoding uncharacterized protein LOC130797679 isoform X1, whose protein sequence is MATAAFRSTTGRTSVGDSNSSSRNSSSHHRRSRSVSRFSHRIPSELSPGEPPSASRKGKFVNTVRGSGVPEISLDDLAIEMFSSSDIGERGRLTSPEVSSANNDTTASNYRRGRSVSRRGSRVGELRSSNNVGRDQNGVSDGTSRRRRSLSVVRNQVGDSQIEHSWKSRNYSTSKDVSSWSKQKPQVQPTSSNQQRGLRRCSSQKDFLRSYDGYSSYSSTLTDDEGNDTCYVADRKTKGMEAAFGQNKVKAENQLSELANAADADVLKAVSDIRRNYKTKLEESDKRKQELLAEIMLEEERGKELKKIVGELLPNPKSSPVKRTGRGRKRSNDRFKSSKQLVEDADRIIEDFISSVEETDMSSFDGERSDTSSVFGGTAKPALQYGESEFFKSPLRSDLLSGEMDGVVLPWLKWETGNDGTPLSGNDNKKQPTTPRTVLQDTREQRSAGMEPEQSFNSKSSRGSWSPEVVDSFSLDAGQTSIASDIESCKIQLLSQVPRKSRVDTDNYLKLPSNEGYLSERWKQQKRIESGGLLICNSGKLGEFLF, encoded by the exons ATGGCGACGGCAGCTTTTAGGTCAACCACTGGGAGAACTTCTGTTGGAGACTCCAACTCCAGTAGTCGGAACTCATCTTCGCACCACCGTCGTTCTAGAAGTGTCAGCCGTTTTTCTCACCGGATTCCGTCTGAACTTTCGCCGGGGGAGCCGCCGTCGGCTAGTAGAAAGGGTAAATTTGTGAATACTGTCAGAGGTTCTGGTGTTCCGGAAATTAGCTTGGATGATCTGGCGATTGAGATGTTTTCGTCTAGTGATATAGGTGAAAGAGGACGATTGACATCTCCTGAGGTTTCTTCTGCGAATAATGATACTACGGCGTCGAATTATCGGAGAGGGAGGTCGGTATCTAGGCGTGGGTCAAGGGTTGGTGAGTTGAGGAGTAGTAATAATGTTGGTAGGGATCAAAATGGAGTTTCTGATGGTACCTCTAGGAGGAGAAGGTCGCTCTCCGTCGTTCGTAATCAAGTTGGTGATTCTCAG ATTGAACACAGTTGGAAAAGCAGAAATTACTCGACCTCCAAAGATGTTAGCAGTTGGAGCAAACAAAAACCTCAAGTGCAGCCAACATCTTCAAATCAGCAAAGAGGGTTACGGAGGTGCTCTAGCCAGAAAGATTTCTTGAGGTCATATGATGGTTACTCT AGCTATTCCTCCACGCTTACTGATGATGAAGGTAATGATACTTGCTACGTTGCTGACCGGAAAACGAAGGGAATGGAAGCTGCCTTTGGACAGAATAAG GTGAAGGCTGAGAACCAACTATCAGAATTGGCTAATGCAGCAGACGCTGATGTTCTTAAGGCTGTTTCCGATATCAGAAGGAATTACAAGACAAAATTAGAAGAG TCTGACAAGCGTAAACAAGAACTTCTCGCTGAAATAATGTTGGAGGAGGAGCGTGGTAAGGAGCTCAAAAAAATTGTTGGAGAACTGCTGCCTAATCCAAAAAGTTCTCCTGTAAAAAGAACCGGAAGAGGaagaaag AGAAGTAATGACAGATTCAAATCGTCGAAGCAATTGGTTGAAGATGCTGATAGAATTATTGAAGACTTCATCAGTAGTGTTGAAGAGACAGATATGTCTTCATTCGATGGTGAAAGGAGTGATACCAGTTCTGTCTTTGGAGGAACAGCAAAGCCAGCATTGCAATATGGAGAATCAGAATTTTTTAAGAGTCCACTGAGATCTGATTTGCTTTCTGGTGAAATGGATGGAGTTGTTCTTCCTTGGTTGAAGTGGGAAACTGGCAATGATGGCACTCCTCTTTCGGGCAATGACAATAAGAAACAACCTACAACTCCGAGAACTGTTCTTCAGGATACACGAGAG CAGAGGAGTGCTGGAATGGAGCCGGAGCAAAGTTTCAATTCCAAAAGTAGTCGAGGAAGTTGGAGCCCTGAAGTTGTCGATAGCTTTTCTCTTGACGCAGGACAAACAAGCATTGCCAGTGACATTGAAAGCTGCAAAATTCAACTTTTATCTCAAGTACCCAGAAAATCACGGGTTGATACAGACAACTATCTGAAGCTTCCAAGCAATGAGGGTTACCTCTCcgaaagatggaaacaacaaaaAAGAATCGAATCAGGTGGTCTCCTTATTTGTAATAGTGGAAAATTAGGAGAATTTCTATTTTGA